TATAGTAACACAAAAGCATTCCAACAAGCAAACTTGGAATAAAACCCAACATTACTATGACGTTGTAAAATCAATCATAATCTGAAATTAAGTCGTTTCATCAAAATCACACACAATCGAGTATAAAACAGGAATCTATATACTATCATCACTAGCCACTAACCCATGATCCAGGCAATCGGCCTTACCACCAGACCCAGCAGTTCCGTAACTGTAGCCTTCGTAACCCTCTCTTCTCAACTTCTTACTGCTACTGCCAACGTCTTCCTCGTCCTCGTACTCATCGTAAAGCTCCCTTCCACTCCCCTTCTTAACCCCGGCTACGGCCCCCATTATACGTCCAGTCTCAGCACCGGAATGGTAATTGTAGTGCGGAACAACGGGCCCGGCTTTGGTTCCTGCAACGTAGTGCCTGGGCCCTACGTGCCCGCCCAGGATGCTACGGACTGGAAGCAGAAAATAGAACTCCTTATCGCCAATCTGGAGGAGGTCCTGGGAATCCAGCTTAACAGGAGGGTTACCGGGAAGGTGGAGGACGCCCTCGACAAGACAGCCATTTTTTCCGAGAACCTCAAGAGCAAATCGGCGGCGGGTAAAGTCATAGAAAATACGGGCGTGGTGGCGGGAGATATTCATGCCGCCGCCGAGACTCGCGAGGTCGACATCGACGGTGGATTTCTTCGAGTTGCGGCCTAGAATGATGGAGTATGTTTGCATGTAGTACTCGAAATCCTCGCCTTGTAGCTTAGCGAAACCGGCCTCCACGTCGCCGCCGGTCGTCCCCATGTCTTCGACTCTCTTGATCCTCCAATCAACAAATCAATTAGGATTATTTGGATTCAATTAGGGCTATTTGGATTCAATTCAATAGGGATTGAGATTGGGAAATTTCCCCAAATGACCCTTATCCACTAACAAAACtgtaaaaataacataatttgttaaaaacaacaaaaatgacctcttttaatttttaaaatcaaatatacCATTGTCCTTATAAAACAAATATAGATCTGAATATCATTCTctttcaaaacacaaaataacaaTCTTTCTACCTTGCGACACAGCTGCTCCACCTCAATCTGCACTTGAAAACACTAAAACCTTGATCGGAAATACCCATTGTATCGACAGTATTCCTTGTCACTTCGCACAGTTCTCATTGCAagtaagtacatatatatacaatggtCGTCTTTAGTTTCATTTACTTGTCCTGCTATAGTCGAGCAAATTGCTCGAGCATTTTATATAGTCGTTCAATCTATTTTTAGTCGAGTTTTTGGTCGAGCAACAGTGAATTATCTGGTCGAGCATGGTTTCGTTTGGTCGAGCATTACTTTGTTTGGTCGAGTATAGTGAACTTATTTGGTAGAGCAATATCTTTGGTCGAGCAGCAGTGAATTATCTGGTCAAACATTATTTTGTTTAGTCGAGTATAGTGAACTTATTTGGTCGAGCAATATATTTGGTCGAGCAATAGTGAATTATCTGGTCGAGCATTATCTTTGGACGAGCAACGCTGAATTATCTGGTCGGgcattgttttttttggtcTAGTATAACGAAATTATTTGGCCGAGCAATAATTAATATTTGGTCGAGAAATGTTTTTAGTGGTCGATCAATCTTTTTTGTCTGGTCATGAATCATTTATcatataccttt
This genomic stretch from Tripterygium wilfordii isolate XIE 37 chromosome 22, ASM1340144v1, whole genome shotgun sequence harbors:
- the LOC119992206 gene encoding FHA domain-containing protein FHA2-like isoform X1, translated to MGTTGGDVEAGFAKLQGEDFEYYMQTYSIILGRNSKKSTVDVDLASLGGGMNISRHHARIFYDFTRRRFALEVLGKNGCLVEGVLHLPGNPPVKLDSQDLLQIGDKEFYFLLPVRSILGGHVGPRHYVAGTKAGPVVPHYNYHSGAETGRIMGAVAGVKKGSGRELYDEYEDEEDVGSSSKKLRREGYEGYSYGTAGSGGKADCLDHGKKKLEGRSRIERESDSQQLLILEEKDVVSSVATVLSDLCGPGEWMPVEKLHAELVELYGTVWHHSRVRRYLTSKDWSGPESKGKPWCGLLTLLRKYPEYFVINTRSTGRVTLEFVSLVSLVS
- the LOC119992206 gene encoding FHA domain-containing protein FHA2-like isoform X2, which produces MGTTGGDVEAGFAKLQGEDFEYYMQTYSIILGRNSKKSTVDVDLASLGGGMNISRHHARIFYDFTRRRFALEVLGKNGCLVEGVLHLPGNPPVKLDSQDLLQIGDKEFYFLLPVRSILGGHVGPRHYVAGTKAGPVVPHYNYHSGAETGRIMGAVAGVKKGSGRELYDEYEDEEDVGSSSKKLRREGYEGYSYGTAGSGEKKLEGRSRIERESDSQQLLILEEKDVVSSVATVLSDLCGPGEWMPVEKLHAELVELYGTVWHHSRVRRYLTSKDWSGPESKGKPWCGLLTLLRKYPEYFVINTRSTGRVTLEFVSLVSLVS